A region from the Sander vitreus isolate 19-12246 chromosome 1, sanVit1, whole genome shotgun sequence genome encodes:
- the txlng gene encoding gamma-taxilin: METTGVCEIDVATRRIVGGSDSPPDLDSPCQEEVAEFGLGLCCAEEERGETPGREDSPSDLGEAELDPGGDLKTGEDKAFGKEVVLLMQALNSLATPEEKLAALCKKYADLLEESRCMQKRLKALQKKQSQIVKEKIHLQGEHSKAILARSKLESLCRELQRHNKTLKEENSQRSREYEEQRKEAMLHFQMTLSDIEVQMEQHSSHNTKLRQENMELAEKLKKLIEQYELREEHIDKVFKHKELQQQLMDAKLQRITEMMKEVEDKQQRERDFLLKDATESRRKCELMKEQETQLKQQLSLYMDKFEEFQSTLAKSNEVFTTFRQEMEKMTKKIKKLEKETTQWRTKWESNNQALLQMAEEKTLRDGHFKALQGKLELLERLCRALQKERNDLNNQLSLLQEPGDEGSAALPEAQPPEPSAGEDDDDEEAEEEEEEGGLAQAGKLEAEGIHRAPRPPELEPTAAATDTTTTVAVTTSSQPAETEASQQD; encoded by the exons ATGGAGACAACGGGAGTTTGTGAGATCGATGTGGCCACCAGAAGAATAGTGGGAGGCAGTGACTCTCCCCCTGACCTGGACAGCCCCTGCCAG GAGGAGGTTGCAGAGTTTGGTTTGGGGCTGTGCTGTgccgaggaggagaggggggagactCCAGGCCGAGAGGACAGTCCCAGCGACCTGGGGGAGGCAGAGCTGGACCCCGGAGGAGACCTCAAGACTGGAGAGGACAAGGCTTTTG ggaaggaggttgttctTTTGATGCAGGCCCTGAACTCCCTAGCCACTCCTGAGGAGAAACTAGCCGCTTTGTGCAAGAAATATGCAGACCTG TTGGAGGAGAGCCGCTGCATGCAGAAGCGTCTGAAAGCCCTGCAGAAGAAGCAGTCTCAGATCGTGAAGGAGAAGATCCACCTGCAGGGGGAGCACAGCAAGGCCATCCTGGCCCGCAGCAAGCTGGAGAGCCTCTGCAGGGAGCTGCAGAGACACAACAAGACACTGAAG GAGGAGAACTCCCAGCGCTCCCGGGAGTACGAGGAGCAGCGGAAGGAGGCCATGCTGCACTTCCAGATGACCCTGAGCGACATCGAGGTGCAGATGGAGCAGCACAGCTCCCACAACACCAAGCTGAGGCAGGAGAACATGGAGCTGGCCGAGAAGCTCAAAAAGCTCATCGAGCAGTACGAGCTCCGAGAGGAG CACATAGACAAGGTGTTCAAGCAcaaggagctgcagcagcagctaatGGACGCCAAGCTGCAGAGAATCACCGAGATGATGAAAGAGGTCGAGGACaagcagcagagggagagagacttt CTGCTGAAGGACGCCACAGAGTCCAGACGCAAGTGTGAGCTGATGAAGGAGCAAGAAACGCAGCTCAAAcaacag CTCTCCCTGTACATGGACAAGTTTGAGGAGTTTCAGAGCACGCTGGCCAAAAGCAACGAAGTCTTCACCACGTTCAGACAGGAGATGGAGAAG ATGACCAAGAAGATCAAGAAGCTGGAGAAGGAGACGACACAGTGGAGGACCAAATGGGAGAGCAACAACCAGGCGCTGCTGCAGATGGCCGAGGAG aaAACTCTGCGCGACGGCCACTTCAAGGCCCTGCAGGGgaagctggagctgctggagagGCTGTGCCGCGCCCTGCAGAAGGAGAGGAACGACCTCAACAACCAGCTCAGCCTCCTGCAGGAGCCGGGAGACGAGGGGAGCGCGGCGCTTCCCGAGGCCCAGCCGCCGGAGCCCTCTGCTGGGGAGGACGACGACGacgaggaggcggaggaggaggaggaggaggggggccTGGCACAGGCTGGCAAGCTGGAGGCGGAGGGCATCCACCGAGCTCCCCGACCCCCCGAACTGGAGCCCACAGCGGCCGCCACTGACACAACCACTACTGTTGCTGTGACGACGAGCAGCCAGCCCGCGGAAACGGAAGCCTCGCAGCAGGACTGA
- the rbbp7 gene encoding histone-binding protein RBBP7 isoform X1 — MADKEVYDDAVEERVINEEYKIWKKNTPFLYDLVMTHALEWPSLTVQWLPDVSRPEGKDYAVHRLVLGTHTSDEQNHLVIASVQVPNDDAQFDASHYDSEKGAEFGGFGSVSGKIEIEIKINHEGEVNRARYMPQNHCIIATKTPTSDVLVFDYNKHPTKPDPSGECSPDLRLKGHQKEGYGLSWNPNLSGNLLSASDDHTICLWDIGAGPKEGKIVDAKTIFTGHTAVVEDVSWHLLHESLFGSVADDQKLMIWDTRSNTTSKASHAVEAHTAEVNCLSFNPYSEFILATGSADKTVALWDLRNLKLKLHSFESHKDEIFQVQWSPHNETILASSGTDRRLNVWDLSKIGEEQSAEDAEDGPPELLFIHGGHTAKISDFSWNPNEPWVICSVSEDNIMQVWQMAENIYNDEEPDNTPASELEAQGS; from the exons TGTATGACGATGCTGTAGAAGAAAGGGTCATCAATGAAGAGTACAAGATTTGGAAGAAAAACACACCTTTCCTGTATGACCTGGTGATGACGCATGCGCTGGAATGGCCCAGCCTTACTGTCCAGTGGCTTCCAGATGTCAGCAG ACCCGAGGGGAAGGACTACGCAGTACACCGGCTGGTGTTAGGGACCCATACGTCCGACGAGCAGAACCACCTGGTGATTGCCAGCGTCCAGGTACCAAATGATGACGCCCAGTTTGACGCCTCGCACTACGACAGCGAGAAAGGAG CAGAGTTTGGTGGATTTGGCTCAGTAAGTGGGAAAATCGAGATCGAGATCAAGATCAACCACGAGGGGGAGGTCAACCGAGCCCGCTACATGCCCCAGAACCACTGCATCATCGCCACCAAGACCCCCACCTCTGACGTGCTGGTCTTTGACTACAATAAGCACCCGACTAAGCCAG atCCCAGCGGGGAGTGCAGTCCTGACTTGCGGCTGAAAGGCCACCAGAAAGAAGGCTATGGCCTTTCCTGGAATCCCAACCTCAGCGGCAACTTGCTCAGCGCCTCCGACGACCAT ACCATCTGTCTATGGGACATCGGGGCGGGCCCAAAGGAAGGGAAGATTGTGGATGCCAAGACCATCTTCACCGGCCacacagcagtggtggaagatgtGTCTTGGCATTTGCTCCACGAATCCCTGTTTGGCTCAGTGGCTGACGACCAGAAACTCATGAT ATGGGACACTCGGTCCAACACCACGTCCAAAGCCAGCCACGCAGTCGAAGCTCACACTGCTGAGGTCAACTGTCTCAGCTTCAACCCCTACAGCGAGTTCATTCTCGCCACTGGTTCTGCTGATAAG ACTGTTGCACTGTGGGATCTAAGGAACCTCAAACTGAAGCTCCACTCCTTCGAGTCCCACAAAGATGAAATTTTCCAG GTACAATGGTCTCCACACAATGAAACCATCCTGGCCTCCAGCGGCACCGACCGGCGTCTCAACGTCTGGGACCTCAG TAAAATCGGGGAGGAGCAGTCGGCAGAAGATGCTGAGGATGGCCCACCAGAGCTGCTG ttCATCCACGGTGGCCACACAGCCAAGATCTCTGACTTCTCCTGGAACCCCAATGAACCCTGGGTCATCTGCTCGGTGTCGGAGGACAACATCATGCAAGTCTGGCAGATG GCGGAGAACATCTACAACGACGAGGAGCCAGACAACACCCCTGCATCAGAGCTGGAGGCTCAGGGATCATAA
- the rbbp7 gene encoding histone-binding protein RBBP7 isoform X2 → MADKEVYDDAVEERVINEEYKIWKKNTPFLYDLVMTHALEWPSLTVQWLPDVSRPEGKDYAVHRLVLGTHTSDEQNHLVIASVQVPNDDAQFDASHYDSEKGEFGGFGSVSGKIEIEIKINHEGEVNRARYMPQNHCIIATKTPTSDVLVFDYNKHPTKPDPSGECSPDLRLKGHQKEGYGLSWNPNLSGNLLSASDDHTICLWDIGAGPKEGKIVDAKTIFTGHTAVVEDVSWHLLHESLFGSVADDQKLMIWDTRSNTTSKASHAVEAHTAEVNCLSFNPYSEFILATGSADKTVALWDLRNLKLKLHSFESHKDEIFQVQWSPHNETILASSGTDRRLNVWDLSKIGEEQSAEDAEDGPPELLFIHGGHTAKISDFSWNPNEPWVICSVSEDNIMQVWQMAENIYNDEEPDNTPASELEAQGS, encoded by the exons TGTATGACGATGCTGTAGAAGAAAGGGTCATCAATGAAGAGTACAAGATTTGGAAGAAAAACACACCTTTCCTGTATGACCTGGTGATGACGCATGCGCTGGAATGGCCCAGCCTTACTGTCCAGTGGCTTCCAGATGTCAGCAG ACCCGAGGGGAAGGACTACGCAGTACACCGGCTGGTGTTAGGGACCCATACGTCCGACGAGCAGAACCACCTGGTGATTGCCAGCGTCCAGGTACCAAATGATGACGCCCAGTTTGACGCCTCGCACTACGACAGCGAGAAAGGAG AGTTTGGTGGATTTGGCTCAGTAAGTGGGAAAATCGAGATCGAGATCAAGATCAACCACGAGGGGGAGGTCAACCGAGCCCGCTACATGCCCCAGAACCACTGCATCATCGCCACCAAGACCCCCACCTCTGACGTGCTGGTCTTTGACTACAATAAGCACCCGACTAAGCCAG atCCCAGCGGGGAGTGCAGTCCTGACTTGCGGCTGAAAGGCCACCAGAAAGAAGGCTATGGCCTTTCCTGGAATCCCAACCTCAGCGGCAACTTGCTCAGCGCCTCCGACGACCAT ACCATCTGTCTATGGGACATCGGGGCGGGCCCAAAGGAAGGGAAGATTGTGGATGCCAAGACCATCTTCACCGGCCacacagcagtggtggaagatgtGTCTTGGCATTTGCTCCACGAATCCCTGTTTGGCTCAGTGGCTGACGACCAGAAACTCATGAT ATGGGACACTCGGTCCAACACCACGTCCAAAGCCAGCCACGCAGTCGAAGCTCACACTGCTGAGGTCAACTGTCTCAGCTTCAACCCCTACAGCGAGTTCATTCTCGCCACTGGTTCTGCTGATAAG ACTGTTGCACTGTGGGATCTAAGGAACCTCAAACTGAAGCTCCACTCCTTCGAGTCCCACAAAGATGAAATTTTCCAG GTACAATGGTCTCCACACAATGAAACCATCCTGGCCTCCAGCGGCACCGACCGGCGTCTCAACGTCTGGGACCTCAG TAAAATCGGGGAGGAGCAGTCGGCAGAAGATGCTGAGGATGGCCCACCAGAGCTGCTG ttCATCCACGGTGGCCACACAGCCAAGATCTCTGACTTCTCCTGGAACCCCAATGAACCCTGGGTCATCTGCTCGGTGTCGGAGGACAACATCATGCAAGTCTGGCAGATG GCGGAGAACATCTACAACGACGAGGAGCCAGACAACACCCCTGCATCAGAGCTGGAGGCTCAGGGATCATAA